From Pseudostreptobacillus hongkongensis:
AATAAAAATTAGCTTTGTAAATGAAAATATTTTAGATAATTCAAAAAATGATATTTATCGTGGATATTTCAAAGATGATATGATAAAAGATAGACCTAATTTCTCAGACTGGCAAGGTTCTTGGAAATCAGTTTATCCTTTACTTTTAGCTGGAAATTTAAATTCTGTTATGGAAACAAAAGCTAAAAAAGCGGGTAAAGAAACACAATATTATATAGATTACTATAAAGCTGGTTATATGACAGATGTTGAACGTATAGATATTAATAATAATACTGTTACTTTCTACAAAAATGGTAAAATGATTAAAGGTGAATACATATATGAAGGATACAAAACACTAAATTATGCAAAAGGTAATAGAGGAGTAAGATTCCTATATACTTTAAAATCTGGTGATATGGAAGCTCCTAAACATTTACAATTTAGTGATCATAACATTTATCCTACTCATGCTTCACATTTCCACTTATTCTTTGGAAATAAGACACATGAAGAATTATTTAAAGAAATGGAAAATTGGCCTACATACTATCCTGTATCTAATACAACACAAGAAATAATAGATGATATGTTAGGACATTAAAATATACACTTAATTAAATTAGGGTCGTATTTACGACCCTAATTATTATTTAAACCCATGATATCTTTCTATAATATCCCATGCGTTATTAAT
This genomic window contains:
- a CDS encoding ZinT/AdcA family metal-binding protein, encoding MKHLKRIFITLLMLCSTLAFSNFSYKAQYNLIKGIYTLKFGHTHEQNLLIKFNDNAKDVQKVEQKETIKIDDTKVFDVKMAHLKGEIKLDVQMDQTVSLITSHAPGSALPYSLYDENGIKISFVNENILDNSKNDIYRGYFKDDMIKDRPNFSDWQGSWKSVYPLLLAGNLNSVMETKAKKAGKETQYYIDYYKAGYMTDVERIDINNNTVTFYKNGKMIKGEYIYEGYKTLNYAKGNRGVRFLYTLKSGDMEAPKHLQFSDHNIYPTHASHFHLFFGNKTHEELFKEMENWPTYYPVSNTTQEIIDDMLGH